One window of the Staphylococcus equorum genome contains the following:
- a CDS encoding DUF896 domain-containing protein, producing MTLLDRINILANKEKVETLSIEEKQEQHVLRQEYLQMIRGQVVNTFSTLKVVDPLGEDITPDKVYELRENMNTLDLN from the coding sequence ATGACACTATTAGATAGAATTAATATACTAGCAAATAAAGAAAAAGTTGAAACATTGAGCATTGAAGAAAAACAAGAACAACATGTGTTAAGACAAGAATATTTACAAATGATTCGTGGACAAGTTGTTAACACATTTTCAACTTTGAAAGTCGTTGATCCTTTAGGTGAAGACATTACGCCAGATAAAGTCTATGAATTACGTGAAAACATGAATACTTTAGATTTAAATTAA
- a CDS encoding trypsin-like serine peptidase, giving the protein MFIRKMIGSIAFSLVMLSAIAPFSSSAATDTQNNDTTNQQTQTQQNDNTTNSQSSEVMPKVILPDEDRTQIENTTTGHYQSVGYINMGANIATGVVIDENTVLTNKHVANLSNGDMTFAPAAKNEGSFPYGEFTEKDVQAYPGQEDLVLVHFNTNDKGQSVGDVVQPATIEDASSVSKGDPVTVTGYPGDKSLATMWESKGEVLTNSGTQLTYGASTFGGNSGSAIFNANNEVVGLHYGGVEGESNNGVALTGDVLDFINENKK; this is encoded by the coding sequence ATGTTTATAAGAAAAATGATAGGTAGTATAGCTTTTTCTTTAGTTATGTTATCTGCAATTGCACCATTTAGTAGTTCTGCAGCTACGGATACTCAAAATAACGATACAACGAATCAGCAAACACAAACACAACAAAATGATAATACGACCAATAGTCAGTCATCAGAAGTTATGCCAAAGGTCATATTACCTGATGAAGACAGAACACAAATTGAAAATACCACTACAGGTCATTATCAATCAGTAGGCTACATTAATATGGGAGCCAATATAGCGACAGGCGTAGTCATCGATGAAAATACTGTATTAACAAATAAACATGTTGCTAATCTTTCAAACGGTGATATGACATTTGCACCTGCAGCTAAAAATGAAGGTTCATTTCCGTATGGTGAGTTTACTGAAAAAGATGTCCAAGCTTACCCTGGTCAAGAAGACTTAGTACTTGTACATTTTAATACTAACGATAAAGGGCAGTCCGTAGGTGATGTCGTACAACCCGCAACAATCGAAGATGCATCAAGTGTTAGTAAAGGTGATCCTGTGACAGTAACTGGCTATCCGGGTGATAAATCGTTAGCTACAATGTGGGAAAGTAAGGGAGAAGTATTAACAAATAGCGGCACGCAACTTACATACGGTGCGAGTACATTTGGCGGTAACTCTGGTTCTGCAATCTTTAATGCGAATAATGAAGTAGTAGGATTACATTACGGTGGCGTAGAAGGTGAAAGTAATAATGGCGTCGCATTAACTGGTGATGTATTAGACTTTATTAATGAAAACAAAAAATAG
- a CDS encoding LLM class oxidoreductase: MTTIQKHNGFKRTFQQDHLTLGLTLPFDKSEHIALSLEHQVDLAQYAETLGFTSLFVRDSPLYSPHLGNVTTNYDPFVFLTYLSAKTSKIALGTSSIVATLRHPIHIAKAATSLDLISNERLLLGVATGDRSFEFPAFKVNTNHLTEQFQTAITSINDLWKTHSPQISNSIFELYEDAGLQILPKHKHIPMFATGYSKQNMSWLKKHMDGWMFYPQDFQQQKKLLLDWHQNDVFKPFMHPLVIDLSVNPNELVKPIKDGYRLGRNTLIKILKSYERIGTNHIMLHLVENERTYKNILTEVGNYIIPHFPPHELQEEKNYDTIR; this comes from the coding sequence GTGACAACAATTCAAAAACACAATGGTTTCAAACGGACTTTTCAACAGGATCATTTGACGTTAGGCTTAACGTTACCTTTTGATAAATCTGAACACATCGCATTGTCGTTGGAACATCAAGTTGATTTAGCGCAATACGCTGAAACACTTGGATTTACGAGCCTTTTTGTACGGGACAGTCCGCTTTATAGCCCACATTTAGGAAATGTAACGACAAACTACGATCCGTTTGTATTTTTAACTTATCTCAGCGCCAAGACATCAAAAATCGCTCTCGGAACATCTAGTATTGTTGCTACATTACGTCATCCAATTCATATAGCGAAAGCTGCTACTTCTCTTGACTTGATTTCAAATGAGCGATTATTATTAGGCGTTGCTACAGGAGATCGATCATTCGAATTTCCAGCTTTTAAAGTAAATACAAACCATTTAACTGAACAATTTCAAACAGCGATAACTTCTATAAATGATTTATGGAAAACACATTCACCGCAAATATCAAATTCTATATTTGAATTATATGAGGATGCCGGTTTACAAATATTACCAAAACACAAGCATATTCCAATGTTTGCTACTGGTTATTCAAAACAAAATATGTCTTGGCTAAAGAAACACATGGATGGCTGGATGTTTTACCCACAAGATTTTCAGCAGCAAAAGAAATTATTACTAGATTGGCATCAAAATGATGTATTCAAACCTTTTATGCATCCACTTGTTATCGATTTGTCTGTGAATCCAAATGAGTTGGTTAAACCGATTAAAGATGGTTATCGCTTAGGTAGAAATACTTTAATAAAAATATTAAAATCATATGAGCGTATAGGTACGAATCATATTATGCTCCACTTAGTTGAAAATGAAAGAACTTATAAAAATATATTAACAGAGGTTGGAAATTATATTATTCCACACTTTCCACCTCATGAATTACAGGAGGAAAAAAATTATGACACTATTAGATAG
- a CDS encoding fructosamine kinase family protein has protein sequence MKQEWQAQLPLNHIESISPVGGGDVNEAFQVTTPDETYFLLVQRNRNEDFFAAEIAGLNLFEQAQITAPKVIGSGKINEDAYLLLTFLDEGTTGSQRELGQLVAKMHSQQQSSGKFGFDLPYEGGDISFDNSWTDSWITLFVERRLDHLKDELLRLKLWTDNDAQTYKSVRKVIIDALNKHTSKPSLLHGDLWGGNYMFLENGSPALFDPAPLYGDREFDLGITTVFGGFTQSFYDEYNKHYPLSDGAEKRLEFYRLYLLMVHLVKFGNMYASSVDRSMQQILND, from the coding sequence ATGAAACAAGAATGGCAAGCACAACTTCCATTAAATCATATAGAATCTATATCTCCAGTTGGTGGTGGAGATGTGAATGAAGCATTTCAAGTAACAACACCAGATGAAACTTATTTTTTACTCGTGCAACGTAATCGTAATGAAGATTTCTTTGCAGCAGAAATTGCAGGTTTAAACCTTTTTGAACAAGCGCAAATTACTGCGCCAAAAGTGATTGGAAGCGGAAAAATTAATGAAGATGCTTATTTACTCTTAACATTTTTAGATGAAGGCACAACTGGTAGCCAAAGAGAATTAGGACAGCTTGTTGCGAAAATGCATAGCCAACAACAATCATCAGGAAAATTTGGGTTTGATTTACCATATGAAGGTGGAGATATTTCATTTGATAATAGCTGGACAGATTCATGGATAACATTATTTGTGGAACGTCGTCTGGATCATTTAAAAGATGAATTATTGCGGTTGAAATTATGGACAGATAACGATGCTCAAACATATAAAAGTGTACGTAAGGTCATTATAGATGCACTGAATAAGCATACGAGTAAACCTTCCTTATTGCATGGAGACTTATGGGGAGGCAATTATATGTTTTTAGAAAATGGTTCGCCTGCACTATTTGATCCGGCACCATTATATGGTGATAGAGAATTTGATTTAGGTATTACTACCGTGTTTGGTGGTTTTACACAATCATTTTATGATGAATATAATAAGCATTATCCATTGAGCGATGGTGCGGAGAAACGCTTAGAATTTTATAGACTTTATTTATTAATGGTACACTTAGTCAAATTTGGAAATATGTATGCGAGCAGTGTTGATCGTTCAATGCAACAAATTTTAAACGATTGA
- a CDS encoding TetR/AcrR family transcriptional regulator, with amino-acid sequence MTTTHVDPRITRTKKLLMDAFRDIAKEKKLQTITVKDITERATVNRATFYAHFYDKYDIMDYTLSETILKNLNDNLTLASELNEETLCKTFITITSYIEETHNECKLNSAAYGEVVEKRVKEELEDIFLTLIVQKHPTEDREALATSARFLSWGLYGTAKHWFHTSNTSALNYIEKALPLFMSHVLK; translated from the coding sequence ATGACCACAACACATGTTGATCCACGAATTACCAGAACAAAAAAATTATTGATGGATGCCTTTCGCGACATTGCTAAAGAAAAGAAGTTACAAACCATTACAGTGAAGGATATAACTGAACGCGCAACTGTAAACCGTGCTACATTCTATGCTCACTTTTATGATAAATATGACATTATGGACTATACATTGTCAGAAACCATTCTTAAAAATTTAAACGATAACTTAACCCTTGCTTCCGAACTTAATGAAGAAACATTATGCAAAACGTTTATCACAATTACGAGTTATATTGAAGAAACACATAATGAATGTAAATTAAATAGTGCTGCATATGGTGAAGTAGTTGAAAAGAGAGTAAAAGAAGAACTGGAAGATATTTTCTTAACGTTAATCGTACAAAAACATCCAACTGAAGATAGAGAAGCCTTAGCTACAAGTGCTCGCTTTTTATCGTGGGGGCTATATGGCACAGCTAAACATTGGTTTCATACGAGCAACACTTCTGCACTTAACTATATCGAAAAAGCACTTCCTTTGTTTATGAGTCACGTATTAAAATAA
- a CDS encoding nucleoside hydrolase, with the protein MTKKIIMDCDPGHDDAIALILAGAKNSSLDVLAVTTVAGNQSVEKNTKNALNVLEVMGRGDINVSVGATRPLIKPASFASQIHGNTGLDGPKLPEVPSLKPTPDHAADVIIKTLKQSEEPVTIVATGPLTNIATALIKDPSITQYIDSITIMGGGTFGNWTPNAEFNIWVDAEAAKRIFDSGVTINVFGLDVTHQVLATDEVINRFKRIDNQIAKFVVELLEFFKSTYKTHFNMDGGPIHDACTILYLLQPDLFTMQHTHIDIEHQSPLTYGTMAVDLNDITHKEKNAYFATAVDVESVWKLMENMLGSYSA; encoded by the coding sequence ATGACTAAAAAGATTATTATGGATTGTGATCCAGGACATGATGACGCAATTGCTTTAATTTTAGCTGGTGCAAAAAATAGCTCACTTGATGTCTTAGCAGTAACTACAGTGGCAGGTAATCAATCTGTTGAAAAAAATACAAAGAACGCATTGAATGTGCTCGAAGTTATGGGAAGAGGAGATATCAATGTCTCAGTTGGTGCAACACGTCCGTTAATTAAGCCAGCTTCATTTGCCTCCCAAATTCATGGAAATACTGGTTTGGATGGTCCGAAGTTACCTGAAGTGCCATCTCTTAAACCCACACCAGATCATGCTGCTGACGTCATTATTAAAACATTAAAGCAGAGTGAAGAACCAGTTACCATTGTTGCTACAGGACCGTTAACTAACATAGCAACTGCATTAATTAAAGATCCAAGCATTACGCAATATATCGATTCTATAACAATTATGGGCGGGGGCACATTTGGTAATTGGACGCCTAACGCGGAATTCAATATTTGGGTAGATGCTGAAGCGGCGAAACGAATCTTTGATAGTGGAGTGACAATTAATGTATTTGGGCTAGATGTCACACACCAAGTATTGGCAACGGATGAAGTCATTAATCGATTTAAGCGTATCGACAATCAAATTGCTAAATTTGTCGTTGAACTTTTAGAGTTTTTCAAATCAACATATAAAACACATTTTAATATGGATGGTGGGCCAATACATGATGCTTGTACAATTTTGTATTTATTACAGCCAGACTTATTTACGATGCAACATACACACATAGATATTGAACACCAAAGTCCGCTTACATATGGGACGATGGCAGTCGATTTAAATGATATTACGCATAAAGAAAAAAATGCTTATTTCGCTACTGCAGTGGATGTAGAAAGCGTATGGAAACTAATGGAAAATATGCTTGGAAGTTATAGTGCTTAA
- a CDS encoding quinone-dependent dihydroorotate dehydrogenase, producing MYKLIKPILFQYDPEKAHGMTIDALKFVQKHSKLLPVIEQLFHYEHTVLHQEIHGIHFDNPIGLAAGFDKSCEVPKALEKAGFGAIELGGVTPKPQPGNPKPRMYRLVEDNALINRMGFNNLGMNKALSNLRKYSYQVPIGLNVGVNKFTAYESRYQDYIKVIDTFRNDVTFFTVNISSPNTKNLQSFHDKDEFSQLCSAIQSYKDSHNVNVPIFIKLTSDLDLDSLGRMLDPIVETFDGIILANTTQKREQLHSDNQHETGGLSGRPLFERNLELISYAYKQTNGQFLIIGTGGIFNTSDVITMMRHGASLVQLYSALVFEGPGLTKKLNKNLAKYLKTEGYEHINDIIGLDV from the coding sequence ATGTATAAACTAATCAAACCTATTTTATTTCAATATGATCCCGAAAAAGCACATGGCATGACTATTGACGCACTGAAATTCGTACAAAAACATTCTAAATTATTACCAGTCATCGAACAGTTATTTCATTATGAGCATACAGTCCTACATCAAGAAATTCATGGTATTCATTTTGACAATCCTATTGGTCTTGCAGCAGGCTTCGATAAATCTTGTGAAGTTCCTAAAGCTTTAGAGAAAGCAGGGTTTGGTGCTATAGAACTCGGAGGTGTTACACCTAAACCACAGCCTGGTAACCCAAAACCACGTATGTACCGATTAGTTGAGGATAACGCTTTAATTAACCGTATGGGCTTCAACAATTTAGGTATGAATAAGGCACTTAGTAACCTACGTAAATATAGCTATCAAGTACCTATAGGTTTGAATGTGGGTGTGAATAAATTTACTGCTTATGAATCACGTTATCAAGATTATATAAAAGTAATCGATACATTTAGAAATGATGTAACTTTTTTTACTGTGAATATTAGCTCACCTAACACTAAAAATTTACAAAGCTTCCATGATAAAGATGAATTCTCACAACTTTGTTCCGCAATTCAATCATATAAAGACAGTCACAATGTCAACGTGCCTATTTTTATCAAGCTGACTTCAGATCTTGATTTAGATAGTTTAGGTCGTATGTTGGACCCTATCGTTGAAACTTTTGATGGCATTATTTTAGCTAATACCACTCAGAAACGTGAACAGTTACATTCTGACAATCAGCATGAAACTGGTGGTTTAAGTGGTAGACCGCTATTTGAACGTAATCTAGAACTCATTTCTTATGCCTATAAACAAACAAATGGTCAGTTCTTAATTATTGGTACTGGGGGTATATTTAATACCAGTGACGTCATTACAATGATGCGTCATGGCGCTTCGCTCGTACAACTTTATAGTGCTTTAGTATTTGAAGGACCAGGACTAACTAAAAAATTAAATAAAAACTTGGCAAAATACCTTAAAACAGAAGGTTATGAGCATATAAATGATATTATAGGGTTAGACGTATAA